A single Pedobacter sp. PACM 27299 DNA region contains:
- a CDS encoding HD domain-containing protein — translation MNLTNLAKQMAFIHEIDKLKYIQRKTRLFNSTRHENDAEHSWHLAMMAMVLAEHANEKVEVMKVVKMLLIHDIVEIDSGDIFLYDTNANHDNTVEEQKAAARIFGLLPEQQAEEFISLWEEFEAGITAESKFAKSIDRLEPVLQNVSNEGGTWSEFEVKYDMVLKKTCKMKDGSEVLWDHTQNLFEESMTRGILKKN, via the coding sequence ATGAATTTAACGAACCTGGCCAAACAAATGGCCTTCATTCACGAAATTGACAAACTCAAATATATACAGCGAAAAACGCGTCTATTCAACAGTACGCGACATGAAAACGATGCTGAGCACAGCTGGCACCTCGCCATGATGGCCATGGTACTTGCCGAGCACGCGAATGAAAAAGTAGAGGTGATGAAAGTGGTTAAGATGCTGCTCATTCACGACATTGTAGAAATCGATTCAGGAGATATTTTTTTATATGATACCAACGCGAATCACGACAATACTGTCGAAGAACAGAAGGCTGCAGCACGAATTTTTGGCCTTTTACCCGAGCAGCAAGCAGAAGAATTTATTTCACTATGGGAAGAATTTGAAGCTGGAATCACTGCAGAATCTAAGTTTGCCAAGTCCATTGACAGACTGGAACCAGTTCTTCAAAACGTATCCAATGAAGGAGGAACCTGGAGCGAATTTGAGGTAAAATATGATATGGTACTGAAAAAAACATGCAAAATGAAGGATGGTTCAGAGGTATTATGGG